The genomic stretch ATGCGCCACACCGTCGCGAGTGTCGAGCGAATGTTGTTCACGGATTATCGTCTCCGGGGGATGGCTGCAAAGGCCTGAGAAATCGGGACAATCAGGGTGCTCTAGACTAAAGTCGTAGCTCTGGCATGCAAGCGTTCGCTTGTCCCGGCATTCGACTCAACCCTAGCATGGCGGTAACGGCGAGGGGCGGGGGACCTTTGGATTTCGCGGCTTTGTGAGCGATTTTTGGCGCTGCCAAATTCGCAGGCAGATTTCGCACATCACCGGGACACCTCCGCGATCACGCCAGGCGCGCCAGACCGTTCACGCTGGCCGGCGCGCTGCATGATGGCGTGGGGAGGATCCGCAATATGTGGAATCAAATCTACAATCCGCTCGGCAATGCCACGTTGTCGACGATCGCCGCCGCAATTCCGGTGGTCACGCTGCTGGTGCTGATCGCCAGCGGCAAGGTCAAGGCGCATATCGCGGCCATCATCGCCGTGATCCTGACCAACCTGATCGCGATCTTTGTCTTCACCATGCCGGCAGGGATGTCGATCCGCGCCTCCCTGCTCGGCATCGTCGCCGGGTTCTTCCCGATCGGCTGGATCGTGCTGAACGTCATCTTTCTCTATCAGATCACGGTGGCGACCGGCCAATTCGAGCTGTTGAAGCGCACCGTCGGCGGCGTCACCGAAGACCGGCGCCTGCAATTGCTGCTGATCGCGTTTTCGTTCGGTGCGTTCTTCGAGGGCGCTTCCGGCTTTGGCACGCCCGTCGCCATCACCGGTTCGGTTCTGATCGGCCTCGGCTTCTCGCCGCTGGCCGCCTCCGGCCTGTCGCTGATCGCCAATACCGCCCCCGTCGCCTATGGCGCGCTGGGCACGCCGATCCAGGGCCTCGCCTCGGTCACCGGTCTCGATCCCTATATTCTAGGCGCGATGGTCGGCCGGCAATTGCCGGTGTTCTCGCTGATCGTGCCGTTCTGGGTGGTGTGGGCGTTCGCCGGCTGGCGCGGTATGAAGGATGTTTGGCCCGCGATCCTGGTCACCGGCCTGACGTTCGCGATCCCGCAATTCGTGATCTCGAACTACATCAATCCCTGGATCGTCGATATCGGCGCCTCGCTGATCTCGATGGGCTGCCTGATCCTGTTCCTCAGGGTATGGCAGCCGAAGCAACTCTGGCTGTCGCCGGCGCTGCGCGGCAGGGATGAATCGGCGGCGACGATGACGGCGCCGAAGCCCATGGACAAGACCGAGCTGACGCAAGGCGAACTGTGGAGCGCGTTGCTGCCATGGATCGTCGTCTGCGTCGTGATGCTGATCTGGGGCAATGGGGCGTTCAAGACCTGGGCAAATTCGATCTTTACATGGAACTATCCGGTTCCCGATCTGCACAACATGATCAACAAGGTGCCGCCGGTGGCGGCGAAGCCGACGCCGGAAGGTGCCGTCTTCGCCTTCACCTATCTGTCGTTCACCGGCACGGGCATGCTGATCGCCGCGATCATTTCCGGCTTCCTGGCGGGGTTTTCGCCGGCCAGGATGATCGGGGAATACGGCCGCACCATCAAGCTGTGCGCGATTTCGCTGATCACGATCTCGGCGATGCTGGCGATCGGCACGCTGACGCGCCTGTCCGGCGTCGACGCGACGCTCGGTCTGGCATTTGCCGCAACGGGCGTGCTCTATCCCTTCTTCGGCACGCTGCTTGGCTGGCTGGGCGTGGCGTTGACGGGGTCGGATACGGCGTCGAACATCCTGTTCGGCAATCTGCAGAAGATCACCTCCGAACAACTCGGCCTGTCGTCGGTGCTGATGGGCGCCGCCAACTCGTCCGGTGGCGTGATGGGCAAGATGATCGACGCGCAATCGATCGTCGTCGCCTCCACGGCGACCAATTGGTATGGGCATGAAGGCACCATCCTGCGCTTCGTGTTCAAGCACTCGATCGCGCTGGCGTGTCTCGTCGGCCTGCTCGTGATGTTGCAGGCCTATGTCTATCCGTTCACGGCGATGGTCCTGAAATAGACCGCCTTCGACGCGCGAACAACCAAGGATCCCCGCGGGCGGCAACCCGCGGGGACCTGTTTTTTTTGGATATTTTTTTACCGCCGCCAATCTGGTCAACGTCAGGCACATCCAATAGAACGGCGGCGCACTATTGGAGCGTTTTCGAGCGAAGTGGGTACCGGTTCGCGTGAAGAAAACGCGTCAAAACAAGAATCCAGGTTGGACGATTTTGAGGGATTATATGATTTCAGTCGCACGCATTTGGAGAGAGACGGCTGTCGCCTTGACACTTTTGTCGGTCGCTCCGATGTCCGGCCCGGCGCACGCCGATGACGGTTTTCCGTTCGGCATGGAAATGACCCTGGAAGCCGCGCGCATGCCGGGGTCGAAACGCGTCCCGGACCTCGATATCGGCGACAGCGGCGAGGTGATCCTCGAACTCTGGTGCAAGGGCGGCAAGGGCCAGTTTTCGGTGGCGGGCAATACCGTGATTTTCGTCATCGGCGAGATGGAAAGTCGTCCCTGCCCGCCGGAGCGGGCGCAGGCCGACGACGATCTGATCGCGGCGCTGAGCGATGCGGCGACCTGGAAGCGGCAGGGCGACGTCGTGTCGTTTGTCGGGGCGACGACACTGCGCTTTCGGCTCAATACCAATTAGGGCGTGGACTCATAAATCGAGAGGCGTCGACGGAGGTCCGCTTTGGCGCGCATTGCGGACTCAAGTCGGACATCGCGTGAGGTCCGAAAAAGTGCCAATAACGGAAGTCGCCGCCTCATTCAATCATCTCATTGGCGCGGGCGAGGAGCGACGAAGACACATCGAGGCCATGCGATGGCCCGGTTGCTGGGCCGCTCTCCTTCGATGGTGAGCCGAGAAATGAACCGGAGAAAGCTTTTTAGAATGACGCCGCGCAAGGAAGTTCCGTCCCGGAACTATAAGGGCATCCAGTAGAACCCGGGAAACCCCTCAGGACGTTTTCGTGCCTCGAACTGACCAGTCCCGGATTGTCATCTGCAAAAACATTGTCCGGCACGCCAAATCCCAGGTCGCGATTTCGCGTTCGAGGGGGCTCTGGGCTTGAAGTTCGCGGCGGCCCTCCTCGATTGCTTCGTTTATCCAATCATGAGCTTGCGGCGGCTGATAGTACTTTCCTGCGGCGAGCAGAAACATCCTTGCTTCGTGCGCACCCCTCGCATAGCCCTCCTCACGCATTTTTTCTAATCGCGCGAGATAGGAGCTTGTCTCCGTAGATCGAAAATTGAAAATGGAGACCATATTGCAGCCTACCGTTAGTGGACTACGGCAAGTATCTCTGATCAGCGCTCACTTTTCCCAAATGCTGCAAAACCCGACATGGCTGAACGATTGGAGAAAACATCTGTCGCGCAGGTTTTCCAATCCATCAAGCACCACGCACCTCGAAGCTCCTTAGGCATGTCGGCCCACGGCCGGAATGAACGGAGGGTCGCTTTAGCGATCAGTCTCGGCAACGCCACCCAATGCTTCTGAGGATGCAAGAGTCTGCCGGGAGCAAGATGCTGCCTCGGGCTTGGTAGCCAGAACCGTGTTGTACGGGTTGCCGAAGACAAATACCTTCGAAGTGCGCCAAATGATCCGTTCCAATTCCACGAATGTGCGCATCTTTAGCCGATACTTCCACAACACCAAGTGTTGAATGAAGTTCCACGTGAGGCCCCAGGCCCAGAATGGCAGTCGCCGATAACGGATCGGGTTGAAGCCAAGTCGGCGCATCTTGTAGACGAGAAGATTGGCGCCGACAAAATTGTAGCGCCAGTTGTCGAAGAAGACGGTGACGCTCAGATAATCCTCCTCACGCCGACAATGATCCAACGACCCCGGTGAGCGGATTAATAGGCTTCCTCCCGGCCTGAGCATCCGCCAGCAGCGCGCCAGCCCATTTCCCAGAAGTCGGCTTCGAGCCTTGTGGCTTCCTTGAAAATCGCGATCAGCTCGGCCTCGCGGGCCGGCGTGGCGTAGAGATCGGCGAGACCTTCCAGGTGCGCCTGCGCTTTCGCCGCGACCTCCTGATATGGCGCGCCGGCATACTCGGCGATCCAGTCGCGATAGGGGTTCGTTGCAGCGTTTGCATCGGGTCGCGCGGCGAGCCGCGTCGCGATCTCGGCGTAGCCGATCACGCAAGGCGCAAGCGCCACCTTGAGCGCCAGGAGATCACCGCGCATTCCCGCGTCGAGCACGTAGCGTGTATAGGCCAGCATCTCGATCGCCGGAGGGGCCTGTTCGAGATCGGCGGGTGACAGCCCCCAGCCGGCGCAGAGCTTTACATGCAGGTTCATCTCGACGTCGAGAATGGCCGAGAGGCCGGCCGCCGCTTCGCGCATGTCGGCGAGCTTGGGCGACTTGTAGACGGCGAGCGCGTAGGCGCGGGCGAACTCGATCAGGAACAGATAGTCCTGAACGAGGTAGTGGCGAAACGCCGCCTCAGTGAGCGAACCGTCGGCCAGGGCGTTCGTGAAGGGGTGCCCGGTGTAGGCCCGCCACTCGGCTGCCGCTGCTGTCTTCAGTCGATCGAAGAAACTCATGATCTTTCGCAGGGTTTGCTTCCCAAGGCGTGTCTTGGGCTCGCTACCGGATCACAAGCGGACCCCTCAGGCAAGGAACCATGTCCGCTCTTCCCTCAAGCGCGGTCCTGCGCCAAGGCAGTGCTTGCCTCAGCTTCGTGCCGGAAGCGTGGATTACATCGGATTTGCGGCTTTCGTCTCGCCAAGCGGCGCATTCATTGTTTACGATCCAATGAGTAATATCCGGTGAAATTTTGGGAGACCGCCATGGGGATGAGAAGTCATGCCGCTGCTGCGCCCGCGGCTGCGCTTGCTCTCGGAGTTTTCTTCACGCCGCCGGTTTCCGTCGCCATCGATGCGGCCATCAATACGACGGCGTTGCTCGTCCCGGCCGCCATCGGCATTCTCGGCTTGATGTCCCCCGCCATGGGTCAGCCGGGCACGCTCACGAAAAAGCAATCGGACGCACTCGCAGCGTATAACAAGGCCGCAAGCGACTTCGAATCGATCCTGGGCCAGCGGCGCGCACAGATCGATTCGAATCAACGGCTGCCGAACCTGCCGGGACAAGCCCTCTACCTTGCGCGCAACAACATGCTGAGCACATACAAAGACCTCACCGACGCGCTTCCGTCCAGGATCGGCGGGCCCAACAAATACGGAATCCCTCCGGCGTACCTCGACGCCGGCGTTGAGCCGCTGCTCGATCAGTACAGGAAACTGTTCGACCTCATGCAGGCGCCGCCCGCCAACGCGCAAAAATCGGATACGCCATTCAAGGACGTGGTCGATTTGGGAACGGCTATCGCGCGGGCCAAGGGCCTCGATGCGGCCGGTGCCGAAGCGGCGGGCCGCATCAGCCTGGGGCTGTTCTTTGCCGAGACAAACGGCAATCAGAACATCGGGAATGCGCGCTCGAATACCTACAAGGGAAGTCTGCAAACCGGCCCATCCGAAGATCAAAACGGGCGAAGGAAGTGGGCCGCGATCAAAACCTCGATAGCCGCCTTTGATCCTGCGCTGAGCCTTCGTGACGACAGGGAAGAGGCGCGGGCCGGCAATCTGGATCACCGGTTCAACCACTGGACCGCCGTGCGGGATGCCCTGATGAGCGCCCACGCCGATATTTTCCC from Bradyrhizobium sp. Ash2021 encodes the following:
- a CDS encoding META domain-containing protein → MSGPAHADDGFPFGMEMTLEAARMPGSKRVPDLDIGDSGEVILELWCKGGKGQFSVAGNTVIFVIGEMESRPCPPERAQADDDLIAALSDAATWKRQGDVVSFVGATTLRFRLNTN
- the tenA gene encoding thiaminase II, whose amino-acid sequence is MSFFDRLKTAAAAEWRAYTGHPFTNALADGSLTEAAFRHYLVQDYLFLIEFARAYALAVYKSPKLADMREAAAGLSAILDVEMNLHVKLCAGWGLSPADLEQAPPAIEMLAYTRYVLDAGMRGDLLALKVALAPCVIGYAEIATRLAARPDANAATNPYRDWIAEYAGAPYQEVAAKAQAHLEGLADLYATPAREAELIAIFKEATRLEADFWEMGWRAAGGCSGREEAY
- a CDS encoding L-lactate permease, which codes for MWNQIYNPLGNATLSTIAAAIPVVTLLVLIASGKVKAHIAAIIAVILTNLIAIFVFTMPAGMSIRASLLGIVAGFFPIGWIVLNVIFLYQITVATGQFELLKRTVGGVTEDRRLQLLLIAFSFGAFFEGASGFGTPVAITGSVLIGLGFSPLAASGLSLIANTAPVAYGALGTPIQGLASVTGLDPYILGAMVGRQLPVFSLIVPFWVVWAFAGWRGMKDVWPAILVTGLTFAIPQFVISNYINPWIVDIGASLISMGCLILFLRVWQPKQLWLSPALRGRDESAATMTAPKPMDKTELTQGELWSALLPWIVVCVVMLIWGNGAFKTWANSIFTWNYPVPDLHNMINKVPPVAAKPTPEGAVFAFTYLSFTGTGMLIAAIISGFLAGFSPARMIGEYGRTIKLCAISLITISAMLAIGTLTRLSGVDATLGLAFAATGVLYPFFGTLLGWLGVALTGSDTASNILFGNLQKITSEQLGLSSVLMGAANSSGGVMGKMIDAQSIVVASTATNWYGHEGTILRFVFKHSIALACLVGLLVMLQAYVYPFTAMVLK